A genomic window from Spiroplasma endosymbiont of Labia minor includes:
- the pyk gene encoding pyruvate kinase — protein sequence MNLIDLSKKIKRTKIITTIGPSTHKKEDIQKLYEAGMTAIRLNFSHGDFEEHGARIEATKAIRDEFKKPISILLDTKGPEIRVGKMKDGKQKIVAGSVITIYTLPQEFDSRECDANEMTVSYDMSKDLKIGDVILVDDGKLNMTVESVEPGKVIAKAFNHHIVKTNKRINLPGVDFSMPFLAEKDISDIKYGCKQGIDYIAASFVNSADNVNQIRDILREQKCEKIQIISKIESQLGIDNIDEIINASDGIMVARGDLGLEIPYYEVPYWEKVIIRKCREKGKIVVVATQMLESMTDNPAPTRAEVTDVYYATELGSDATMLSGESAAGSYPFITTATMATINKRAEIEFYGKLYYEQNLEQARRTTSGQRSEIANELAEISRTGKYEYAIVLSRTGELLKTISKFRPNVTILGVSEDESLYNAFGIWHSIFMNKTKDLDDLNNSIEELSSIAKKWGAKNGEKILVVRNENIREIEVK from the coding sequence ATGAACTTAATTGATTTAAGCAAAAAAATTAAACGTACAAAAATTATTACTACTATTGGACCTTCTACACATAAAAAAGAAGATATTCAAAAATTATACGAAGCTGGAATGACAGCAATTCGTTTAAATTTTTCACACGGTGATTTTGAAGAACATGGTGCAAGAATTGAAGCTACAAAAGCTATTAGAGATGAATTTAAAAAACCGATTTCAATTTTATTGGATACAAAAGGTCCAGAAATTAGAGTTGGTAAAATGAAAGATGGTAAACAAAAAATAGTTGCTGGTTCAGTAATTACTATTTATACTTTGCCACAAGAATTCGATTCAAGAGAATGTGATGCTAATGAAATGACAGTTTCTTATGATATGTCAAAAGACCTAAAAATTGGGGATGTTATTTTAGTTGATGATGGTAAATTAAATATGACTGTTGAATCAGTGGAACCAGGAAAAGTAATTGCTAAAGCTTTTAATCATCATATTGTAAAAACAAATAAAAGAATAAACTTACCTGGTGTAGATTTTTCAATGCCATTTTTAGCAGAAAAAGATATCAGCGATATTAAATATGGATGTAAACAGGGAATTGATTATATTGCTGCTTCATTTGTTAATTCAGCTGACAATGTAAATCAAATTCGTGATATTTTAAGAGAACAAAAATGTGAAAAAATTCAAATTATTTCAAAAATTGAATCTCAATTAGGTATAGATAATATAGATGAAATTATTAATGCTTCGGATGGAATCATGGTTGCCCGTGGTGATCTTGGTTTGGAAATTCCTTATTATGAAGTTCCATATTGAGAAAAAGTAATTATTAGAAAATGTCGTGAAAAAGGTAAAATTGTTGTTGTTGCAACACAAATGTTAGAATCAATGACAGATAATCCAGCTCCAACACGTGCTGAAGTTACTGATGTATATTATGCTACAGAATTAGGATCAGATGCTACTATGCTATCTGGTGAATCAGCAGCAGGATCGTATCCATTTATAACAACAGCAACAATGGCTACAATTAATAAACGTGCTGAAATTGAATTTTATGGTAAATTATATTACGAACAAAATTTAGAGCAAGCAAGAAGAACTACTTCTGGACAGCGTTCAGAAATTGCAAATGAATTAGCCGAAATTTCAAGAACAGGTAAATATGAATATGCAATTGTGCTATCAAGAACGGGAGAATTATTGAAAACCATTTCAAAATTTAGACCAAATGTTACAATACTTGGTGTTTCTGAAGATGAATCATTATACAATGCTTTTGGAATATGACATTCTATTTTTATGAATAAAACTAAAGATTTAGATGATTTAAATAATTCTATTGAAGAATTATCTTCAATAGCTAAAAAATGAGGAGCAAAAAATGGAGAAAAAATCCTTGTTGTAAGAAATGAAAACATACGCGAAATAGAAGTTAAGTAA
- a CDS encoding ATP-binding cassette domain-containing protein has product MIEINNVTKSYGHNIGNFNLNIKINDGEVYGILGPNGAGKTTLIQQVMGFIKTDEGEILIDGVNPWKNSRKVMESVGYVAGEISLYENLKGIEYLKLVAKIKRNVDEDFLNKLIEHFDIDTTRKIKKMSKGMKQKIALISAAMLKPKFLVLDEPTSGLDPVMQEQFNKLVERLKKEGTTILMCSHIFGEVVKLCDRVGFIKDGRLIKEIAIQSNDILKLENEFKSLFGGKEIL; this is encoded by the coding sequence ATGATAGAAATAAATAATGTTACAAAATCATATGGACATAATATTGGTAATTTTAATTTAAATATAAAAATTAACGATGGAGAAGTTTATGGTATATTGGGTCCAAACGGTGCTGGCAAGACTACTTTAATTCAACAAGTTATGGGATTTATAAAAACAGATGAGGGAGAAATTCTTATAGATGGTGTAAATCCATGAAAAAATTCTAGAAAAGTAATGGAATCAGTAGGTTATGTTGCTGGTGAAATTTCATTATATGAAAATTTAAAAGGAATAGAGTATTTAAAATTAGTTGCAAAAATTAAAAGAAATGTTGATGAAGATTTTTTAAATAAATTAATAGAACATTTCGATATAGATACAACAAGAAAAATAAAAAAAATGTCTAAAGGTATGAAACAAAAAATTGCATTAATTTCAGCTGCAATGTTAAAACCTAAATTCTTGGTTTTAGACGAACCAACTTCTGGATTGGATCCTGTTATGCAAGAACAATTTAATAAATTAGTTGAGCGACTTAAAAAAGAGGGTACAACAATACTTATGTGTTCTCATATTTTTGGAGAAGTGGTAAAACTTTGTGATCGTGTTGGTTTTATAAAAGATGGTAGGTTAATTAAAGAAATAGCTATTCAAAGTAATGACATTTTAAAATTAGAAAATGAATTTAAATCGCTATTTGGTGGAAAGGAAATTTTATAA
- the pfkA gene encoding 6-phosphofructokinase, with protein sequence MLKKIGVLTSGGDAPGMNAAIAAVIKAAIAKGIEPYIVRDGYKGLINGWFEKVDLSFAGNIISRGGTVIGSARLPEFKDVAVREKAIVKLKEAQLEALVVIGGDGSYQGAQKLTDMGVNCIGLPGTIDNDIASSDYTIGFDTALNTVVRSIDAIRDTMESHNRCAVVEIMGNSCGDLALYAATATGVDVFSTSESKLTEEEIIKQVKDLAANNKRSVIVAVSENMYDVHQLAKDVEKESGYVTRATVLGHVQRGGVPSAMDRFLATTAGIYAVEQLSIGKGGLYIGQDGQKLIARDINSTLNMPRVNREELTNEIRKINDPFKR encoded by the coding sequence ATGCTTAAAAAAATAGGTGTACTAACATCTGGCGGAGATGCACCAGGTATGAATGCTGCAATTGCAGCTGTTATTAAGGCTGCAATTGCAAAAGGTATTGAACCCTATATAGTTAGAGATGGCTATAAAGGATTAATTAATGGATGATTTGAAAAAGTGGATTTATCATTTGCTGGAAATATAATCTCACGTGGTGGAACAGTCATTGGTTCTGCAAGGTTACCAGAATTTAAAGATGTAGCTGTCAGAGAAAAAGCAATTGTAAAATTGAAAGAAGCACAATTAGAAGCTTTGGTTGTTATTGGCGGAGATGGTTCTTATCAGGGAGCACAAAAATTAACTGATATGGGTGTAAACTGTATTGGATTGCCAGGTACTATTGATAATGACATAGCTTCTTCAGATTATACAATTGGTTTTGACACAGCATTAAATACAGTGGTTAGATCAATTGATGCAATCCGAGATACAATGGAATCACATAACAGATGTGCTGTTGTGGAAATTATGGGTAATAGTTGTGGCGATTTAGCTTTATATGCTGCAACAGCAACAGGAGTTGATGTTTTTTCAACATCAGAATCAAAACTAACAGAAGAAGAAATAATCAAACAGGTAAAAGATTTGGCTGCAAATAATAAACGTAGCGTTATTGTTGCAGTATCTGAGAATATGTATGATGTTCATCAGTTAGCAAAAGATGTAGAAAAAGAAAGTGGTTATGTAACTAGAGCAACAGTTTTAGGACATGTTCAACGTGGTGGAGTTCCATCTGCAATGGATAGGTTTTTAGCTACAACAGCAGGAATTTATGCAGTTGAACAATTATCCATAGGTAAAGGTGGTTTATATATCGGACAAGATGGTCAAAAACTTATTGCCAGGGATATAAATTCAACACTTAATATGCCAAGAGTTAATCGTGAAGAACTTACAAATGAAATTAGAAAGATAAATGATCCTTTTAAAAGATAG
- the thrS gene encoding threonine--tRNA ligase → MHITLTNGQVKEYISPMSIKEIASDISISLGKSAIAGFIDNEIFDVNFKINFDCKLDIISKDSPAGIKVLNYTGALIAAKAIKETRVDFKFINIELDDEMFFVDFDCEETIKEQELELISKKINNLIEKNITITFDNEKNTSKFKQNEFLTGQNYKGIYLIDDLEIPATYISTMLSKDIKNFKLNSITGAYLNNDSSQKMIQRLSGFVRSSKQELDKYIDVLQVRKDSDHRKIGKEMDIFTFSNLIGQGLPIWLPNGAIIKNEIKKYLKQKEWEFDFIPIETPVIGTIDLYKISGHFDHYKENMFASMKMSDNEEFVLKPMSCPHHIQVYKNKKHSYRELPIRYCEHALQHRYESSGSLTGLERVRSMELTDSHIFARQDQIGQEFEICYKLISEVLKTFNIEIDYFSLSLRDKNNKEKYFNDDLMWDSAEQQLEQTLINLKIPYKKMIGEAAFYGPKLDIQCKTAIGHEITVSTIQLDFLLPNKFNVNYIDSNNVEKKVIMIHRGLIGTYERFISVLLEQTRGKLPFWLSPIQVAIIPVNFNMNNEYANKVKNYLKKYNIRCEINVKEERLSYKIRESQIRKIPYQLVLGDKETESETITYRKYGSNNQYTMSISEFGEKLKRKILDYK, encoded by the coding sequence ATGCACATAACATTAACAAACGGACAGGTAAAAGAATATATTTCTCCTATGTCTATTAAAGAAATAGCTTCAGATATTTCAATTTCATTGGGAAAATCAGCAATAGCTGGTTTTATTGATAATGAAATTTTTGATGTTAATTTTAAAATTAATTTTGATTGTAAATTAGACATAATTTCAAAAGATTCACCAGCAGGAATAAAAGTACTTAATTATACAGGTGCCCTAATTGCTGCAAAGGCAATTAAAGAAACAAGAGTCGATTTCAAATTTATTAATATTGAATTAGATGATGAAATGTTTTTTGTAGACTTTGATTGTGAAGAAACAATTAAGGAACAGGAATTAGAACTTATATCAAAAAAAATTAATAATTTGATAGAAAAAAATATTACCATTACATTTGATAATGAAAAAAACACTTCTAAATTTAAACAAAATGAATTCTTGACTGGTCAAAATTATAAAGGAATTTATTTAATAGATGATTTAGAAATACCAGCAACTTATATTTCAACTATGTTGTCCAAAGATATCAAAAACTTTAAATTAAATTCTATTACAGGAGCCTATTTGAACAACGATTCATCTCAAAAAATGATTCAAAGACTTTCTGGATTTGTTCGTTCTTCTAAACAAGAACTTGATAAATATATTGATGTGTTGCAAGTGAGAAAAGATAGTGATCACAGAAAAATAGGAAAAGAAATGGATATTTTTACGTTTTCAAATTTAATAGGCCAAGGATTGCCGATTTGGTTACCGAACGGAGCAATTATTAAAAATGAAATAAAAAAATATTTAAAACAAAAAGAATGAGAATTCGATTTTATTCCAATAGAAACGCCAGTTATTGGAACGATAGATTTATATAAAATTTCAGGTCATTTTGATCATTACAAAGAAAATATGTTTGCATCAATGAAAATGAGTGATAATGAAGAATTTGTTTTAAAACCAATGTCATGTCCTCATCACATACAAGTATATAAAAATAAAAAACATTCTTACAGAGAACTGCCTATTAGATATTGTGAACATGCTTTACAACACAGATATGAATCTTCAGGTTCTTTGACGGGATTAGAACGTGTTAGGTCTATGGAATTAACAGATTCACATATTTTTGCAAGGCAAGATCAAATCGGTCAAGAATTTGAAATTTGTTATAAATTAATCAGTGAGGTTTTAAAAACTTTTAATATTGAAATAGATTATTTTTCTTTATCATTGAGAGATAAAAATAACAAAGAAAAATATTTTAATGATGATTTAATGTGAGATTCTGCAGAACAACAACTAGAACAGACATTAATAAATTTAAAAATACCATATAAAAAAATGATTGGAGAAGCAGCATTTTATGGGCCAAAATTAGATATTCAATGTAAAACTGCAATTGGTCATGAAATTACTGTATCTACAATACAATTAGATTTTTTATTACCAAATAAATTTAACGTAAATTATATAGATTCAAATAATGTAGAAAAAAAAGTTATTATGATACATAGAGGTTTAATTGGAACATATGAGAGATTTATTTCAGTATTGTTAGAACAAACTAGAGGTAAATTGCCATTCTGATTATCTCCAATTCAAGTAGCAATTATTCCGGTTAATTTTAATATGAACAATGAATATGCAAATAAAGTTAAAAATTATTTGAAAAAATATAATATTAGATGTGAAATAAATGTAAAAGAAGAACGCTTGAGTTATAAAATCAGGGAATCACAAATTAGAAAAATACCATATCAATTAGTTTTGGGAGATAAGGAAACGGAATCTGAAACCATTACTTATAGAAAATATGGATCAAATAATCAGTACACAATGAGTATTTCTGAATTTGGAGAGAAGTTAAAAAGAAAAATATTAGATTATAAATAA
- the tuf gene encoding elongation factor Tu yields the protein MAKEAFDRSLPHVNIGTIGHVDHGKTTLTAAITKVLAAQGGAEFKDYANIDNAPEERERGITINTSHVEYKTKQRHYAHVDCPGHADYVKNMITGAAQMDGAILVVAATDGPMPQTREHILLSRQVGVPKIVVFLNKCDMVDDEELIDLVEMEVRDLLSQYDFDGDNVPVIRGSALKALEGDAKWEGKIMELMDAVDSYIPTPVRDTEKDLLMPVEDVFTITGRGTVATGRVERGIVKVNEEVEIVGLHPMPKKTVVTGLEMFRKLLDFAEAGDNVGALLRGVNREDIERGQVIAKPGSIKPHTKLKAQIYALTQEEGGRHKPFFNKYRPQFYFRTTDVTGEVQLPDGTDMVMPGDNIEFIITLIKPIAVENGTKFSIREGGRTIGAGTVVEILA from the coding sequence ATGGCAAAAGAAGCATTTGATCGTAGTTTACCTCACGTTAACATTGGAACAATTGGACACGTTGACCACGGTAAAACTACTTTAACAGCTGCAATTACTAAAGTATTAGCAGCACAAGGTGGGGCAGAATTTAAAGATTACGCAAATATTGATAACGCTCCAGAAGAAAGAGAACGTGGTATTACAATCAATACTTCACACGTTGAATACAAAACAAAACAAAGACACTATGCTCATGTGGACTGTCCAGGGCATGCTGATTATGTTAAAAACATGATTACTGGTGCAGCGCAAATGGATGGGGCAATTTTAGTTGTTGCTGCAACTGATGGGCCAATGCCACAAACACGTGAACATATTTTACTATCACGTCAAGTTGGAGTTCCAAAAATCGTTGTCTTCTTAAACAAATGTGACATGGTTGATGATGAAGAATTAATTGACCTTGTTGAAATGGAAGTTCGTGACTTGTTATCACAATATGACTTTGATGGAGATAACGTACCAGTTATTCGTGGATCTGCTCTAAAAGCATTAGAAGGCGATGCAAAATGAGAAGGTAAAATTATGGAATTAATGGATGCAGTTGATTCATATATTCCAACACCAGTACGTGATACAGAAAAAGACTTATTAATGCCAGTTGAAGATGTATTTACAATTACTGGACGTGGTACTGTTGCAACAGGGCGTGTAGAACGTGGTATTGTAAAAGTTAACGAAGAAGTTGAAATAGTAGGATTGCATCCAATGCCTAAAAAAACAGTAGTTACTGGATTAGAAATGTTCCGTAAATTATTGGATTTTGCAGAAGCTGGAGATAATGTTGGTGCATTATTGCGCGGAGTTAATCGTGAAGATATTGAACGTGGTCAAGTTATTGCAAAACCAGGTTCAATCAAACCTCATACTAAATTAAAAGCACAAATTTATGCGCTTACTCAAGAAGAAGGTGGACGTCACAAACCATTCTTTAATAAATATCGTCCTCAATTTTACTTCCGTACAACAGATGTTACAGGGGAAGTTCAATTACCAGATGGAACTGATATGGTTATGCCTGGCGATAACATTGAATTTATAATCACTTTAATTAAACCTATTGCTGTTGAAAATGGAACTAAATTCTCAATTCGTGAGGGTGGACGCACTATTGGTGCAGGTACAGTTGTTGAAATTTTAGCCTAA
- a CDS encoding lipoprotein, producing MKKFLGIFGLVGLLGASSTSVISCAKQEIDNFVAAYYNGNNPFYNDFESDNKYTTTLTEQILYNFTWNFSYSLFVLKNNVDTDSIINEFNNTEKTYQDLLNITYSEQNPYKYFLNGGQLGSTIDITSPDSEVVGLVTDKNNNNYYFANAKLFIFTYESVDSVNTKLALDTKLEKFIVYRTQFRCYDFDKTTTLINK from the coding sequence ATGAAAAAATTTTTAGGTATTTTTGGGTTAGTTGGATTACTAGGTGCAAGTTCAACCTCTGTTATTTCTTGCGCAAAACAAGAAATTGATAATTTTGTTGCTGCTTATTATAATGGCAATAATCCCTTTTACAATGATTTTGAAAGTGATAATAAATATACTACAACTTTAACAGAACAAATTTTATATAATTTTACTTGAAATTTTAGTTATTCACTTTTTGTTTTAAAAAACAATGTAGATACAGATTCGATAATTAATGAATTTAATAATACTGAAAAAACATATCAAGATTTGTTAAATATAACATATAGTGAGCAAAATCCTTATAAATATTTTCTAAATGGTGGTCAATTAGGCTCTACAATTGATATTACATCTCCAGATAGCGAGGTTGTTGGCCTAGTTACAGATAAAAATAATAATAATTATTATTTTGCAAATGCTAAATTGTTTATTTTTACATATGAATCGGTTGATTCTGTTAATACTAAATTAGCATTAGATACAAAATTAGAAAAATTTATTGTCTATAGAACTCAATTTCGATGCTACGATTTTGATAAAACTACAACTTTAATAAACAAATAA
- a CDS encoding M60 family metallopeptidase produces MKKLLILFTTINVSTVSYMNLISCAVIDFDKNDNFNNLFKDTKKNLTTEEASYYAQTRFKFSGFKPTKYFVPSNTKITIKFKIKNISTYDQLIEKYPDLKTFSLKVYFTGAYSAYNLYSSDGTDFILSKNGDFQYDKESSFTTNTGGFLSFTNYPWFSEELIETLRDSIEIINKDDVKENIYFSTVEKNMTDKEVWTKLYALADKYKYSRNDVLDITKIPDVPFLILEGENIIYQIQTKRLIAYLAFRTEKNYRNYSITALIQLLDNAKKTADENYGLSNENYGADYKPNYKLQFADNDSGHDMYYASNGYISIHDFLFGKDENGDYTVADQNWGLNKSTVYDDFIFNPDLDLSINKTNEKIIIALKSKINWGLVHEIGHVYQNPEYYLSWWSEVSVNINSFMSSRKFFKESLSTSEYANAGGDWIKKWSKEPDNYLKQIKFMKDNNISFANIKDSTEISYTDMGALFWFQLISAFGDDFMPTLNHYYRVNGNKNNTNNTTKLDKLVRTMSIITKTNLTKFCQWWNIELSSETLDVMKNFGADNSDTIKDNMLYKKWYEPIVLKSGIETLGNYYDNIKSLANDKDTVFSRLQISFGYGQNTDSKIEPSTLWYMKKMYNEKLEMGNSINYEYSKQLKQEYIEDKNIPKFSFRLYSNNYCGFYISAALGKINVEADNYTKPIHYNNDPEWKYFGFKLIDENGKIIKDFSMASSDNINKLYEEINDLSISKGSKIELFISEPQRAHIFIENDFTFESLNYLGVKNDDVYTINL; encoded by the coding sequence ATGAAAAAATTACTAATCTTGTTTACAACAATCAATGTATCAACTGTAAGTTATATGAATTTAATTTCTTGTGCAGTAATAGATTTTGATAAAAATGATAATTTTAACAATTTATTTAAAGATACCAAAAAAAATTTAACAACTGAAGAAGCAAGTTATTATGCACAAACTCGATTTAAATTTTCTGGTTTTAAACCTACCAAATATTTTGTACCAAGTAATACAAAAATAACAATTAAATTTAAGATAAAAAATATCTCAACGTATGATCAATTAATTGAGAAATATCCAGATTTAAAAACTTTTAGTTTGAAAGTGTATTTTACAGGTGCATACAGTGCATACAATCTATACAGTTCAGACGGCACCGATTTTATTTTATCAAAAAATGGTGATTTTCAATATGATAAAGAATCAAGTTTCACAACTAATACTGGTGGTTTTTTATCATTTACAAATTATCCATGATTTAGTGAAGAACTTATCGAAACATTAAGAGATAGCATTGAAATTATTAATAAAGATGATGTAAAAGAAAATATTTATTTTAGTACTGTTGAAAAAAACATGACAGACAAAGAAGTGTGAACAAAATTATATGCATTAGCAGATAAATACAAATATTCACGTAATGATGTTTTGGATATTACAAAAATTCCAGATGTGCCTTTCTTAATTTTGGAAGGTGAAAACATCATTTATCAAATTCAGACTAAGCGTTTAATTGCTTATTTAGCATTTAGAACTGAAAAAAATTATCGTAATTACTCAATTACTGCATTAATTCAATTACTAGATAATGCCAAAAAAACAGCTGATGAAAATTATGGCTTAAGTAATGAAAATTATGGCGCAGATTATAAACCAAATTATAAGTTGCAATTTGCAGATAATGATTCAGGTCATGATATGTATTATGCAAGTAATGGCTATATATCAATACATGATTTTTTATTTGGTAAAGATGAAAATGGTGATTATACAGTTGCAGATCAAAATTGAGGCTTAAATAAATCAACAGTTTATGATGACTTTATTTTCAACCCTGATTTAGACTTATCTATAAATAAAACAAATGAAAAAATAATTATTGCACTAAAAAGTAAAATCAATTGAGGTTTAGTACATGAAATTGGACATGTTTATCAGAATCCAGAATATTATCTAAGTTGATGATCAGAAGTTTCTGTAAATATTAATAGTTTCATGAGTTCTAGAAAATTTTTTAAAGAATCATTATCAACGAGTGAATATGCAAATGCTGGTGGAGATTGAATTAAAAAATGATCAAAAGAGCCAGATAATTATTTGAAACAAATAAAATTCATGAAAGATAATAATATTTCTTTTGCTAATATAAAAGATAGTACTGAAATATCCTATACGGATATGGGAGCTTTATTTTGATTTCAATTAATTTCGGCTTTTGGTGATGATTTTATGCCTACATTAAATCATTATTATCGTGTAAATGGCAATAAAAATAATACAAACAATACAACTAAATTAGATAAATTAGTGCGAACAATGTCTATAATTACAAAAACAAATCTAACTAAATTTTGTCAGTGATGGAATATTGAGTTATCATCTGAAACGCTTGATGTAATGAAAAATTTTGGTGCCGATAATAGTGATACAATTAAAGACAATATGTTGTATAAGAAATGATATGAACCAATTGTATTAAAATCTGGTATTGAAACATTAGGAAATTACTATGACAACATTAAATCACTTGCAAATGATAAAGATACTGTTTTTTCAAGATTACAAATTTCATTTGGGTATGGACAAAATACAGATTCAAAAATAGAACCTTCAACATTATGATATATGAAAAAAATGTATAACGAGAAATTAGAAATGGGTAATTCTATAAATTATGAATATTCAAAACAACTAAAACAAGAATATATAGAAGATAAAAATATTCCTAAATTTTCATTTAGATTGTATTCAAATAATTATTGTGGTTTTTATATATCTGCAGCTTTAGGCAAAATTAATGTTGAAGCAGATAATTATACAAAACCAATTCACTATAATAATGATCCTGAATGAAAATATTTTGGTTTTAAACTAATTGATGAAAATGGGAAAATTATAAAAGATTTTTCAATGGCTAGTTCAGATAATATAAATAAATTATATGAAGAAATAAATGATTTGTCAATTTCAAAAGGAAGTAAAATAGAACTATTTATTTCAGAACCACAGCGTGCGCATATATTTATAGAAAATGATTTTACCTTTGAATCACTTAACTATTTAGGTGTAAAAAATGATGATGTATATACAATTAATTTATAA